A window of the Streptomyces sp. NBC_01351 genome harbors these coding sequences:
- a CDS encoding ArsR/SmtB family transcription factor, producing the protein MSPSVPLYQAKAEFFRMLGHPVRIRVLELLQSGPMPVRDLLAAIEVEPSSLSQQLAVLRRSGIVTATRGGSTVVYELAGGDVADLLAAARRILTVMLSGQNELLEELRGFRPHDTPPTPPTAPIPALETPG; encoded by the coding sequence GTGAGCCCGTCGGTTCCGCTGTACCAGGCCAAGGCCGAGTTCTTCCGGATGCTCGGGCATCCGGTGCGCATCCGCGTCCTGGAGCTGCTCCAGAGCGGGCCGATGCCGGTCCGGGACCTGCTGGCGGCGATCGAGGTCGAGCCCTCCAGCCTGTCCCAGCAGCTCGCGGTGTTGCGCCGGTCGGGGATCGTCACCGCCACCCGCGGGGGCTCCACCGTCGTCTACGAACTGGCGGGCGGCGACGTCGCCGACCTGCTGGCCGCCGCCCGACGCATCCTCACCGTCATGCTCTCCGGACAGAACGAGCTGCTGGAAGAACTCCGCGGTTTCCGTCCCCACGACACACCCCCCACGCCCCCCACCGCCCCGATACCCGCCTTGGAGACCCCCGGATGA
- a CDS encoding saccharopine dehydrogenase has product MTDSLRHDPTGPVLITGGYGTVGAEIARMVAADAPTLLTGRTPERGRALAAELGGEVRAWDLGDPAPFRAGVRAVINSVNDPDDRVLRAAVTGGIPYVDITRWTARLQRAVTVAALLRPTAPVLLSSAWMGGVVSLVAAALAAELGGAERVEIAVRWDMADRAGADSVEFMDRLGLGFEVVDGGRRRLAAPLTDARTVLIDGTPVRVARIDTPEQFTLPLTLGTTTAATRLGFSSPAATRALLALRGTGFFRWAGGDRWAPARRALLHSPGEGGTALLRVDVSHRGRELGATVTDPRGQSHLTAVGALLGLRRVLGTDGSPAPQGVVFPEQHPEPAHAASLLAVHGVHLGVDRGEGRNGAACAAGDGAAA; this is encoded by the coding sequence ATGACTGACTCACTGCGTCACGATCCGACCGGGCCCGTACTCATCACCGGGGGTTACGGAACCGTCGGCGCCGAGATCGCCCGGATGGTCGCCGCCGACGCCCCGACCCTGCTCACCGGGCGCACGCCCGAGCGGGGCAGGGCACTGGCGGCCGAGCTCGGGGGCGAGGTCCGCGCCTGGGACCTCGGCGACCCCGCTCCCTTCCGCGCCGGCGTACGGGCCGTGATCAACTCGGTCAACGACCCCGACGACCGGGTGCTGCGCGCGGCCGTCACCGGCGGGATCCCGTACGTGGACATCACGCGCTGGACGGCCCGGCTGCAGCGGGCGGTCACCGTGGCCGCGCTGCTGCGGCCCACCGCCCCGGTGCTCCTGTCCTCCGCCTGGATGGGCGGGGTCGTCAGCCTGGTGGCAGCCGCACTGGCCGCCGAACTGGGCGGCGCCGAGCGGGTGGAGATCGCCGTGCGGTGGGACATGGCCGACCGGGCCGGCGCGGACTCCGTGGAGTTCATGGACCGGCTCGGCCTGGGCTTCGAGGTGGTGGACGGCGGCCGGCGCCGGCTCGCCGCGCCGCTCACGGACGCCCGTACGGTCCTCATCGACGGCACGCCGGTACGCGTCGCCCGCATCGACACCCCGGAGCAGTTCACGCTCCCCCTCACCCTGGGCACCACCACCGCGGCCACCCGCCTCGGCTTCAGCTCGCCGGCCGCCACCCGCGCCCTGCTCGCCCTCCGCGGTACGGGCTTCTTCCGCTGGGCCGGCGGCGACCGCTGGGCTCCCGCGCGCCGCGCCCTGCTCCACTCCCCCGGCGAAGGCGGCACGGCCCTGCTCCGCGTGGACGTCTCCCACCGGGGGCGCGAGCTCGGCGCGACCGTCACCGACCCGCGCGGGCAGAGCCACCTGACGGCGGTCGGGGCCCTGCTGGGGCTGCGCCGCGTACTCGGCACCGACGGGTCCCCTGCGCCGCAGGGCGTGGTCTTCCCCGAGCAGCATCCGGAACCGGCCCACGCGGCGAGCCTGCTGGCGGTCCACGGCGTCCACCTCGGCGTGGACCGGGGCGAGGGCCGGAACGGGGCGGCGTGCGCGGCCGGGGACGGGGCCGCCGCGTGA
- a CDS encoding DUF6126 family protein has product MSDATTAAPNPDGESGSDSRSDSGVKAEARWLERGVALRAFFYIFGTHAFAGFVYLLFYLGEHAKK; this is encoded by the coding sequence ATGAGTGACGCAACGACCGCGGCCCCAAACCCGGACGGCGAGTCCGGGTCCGATTCCCGGTCCGATTCCGGGGTCAAGGCCGAGGCCAGGTGGCTGGAGCGCGGCGTGGCACTGCGCGCCTTCTTCTACATCTTCGGCACGCACGCGTTCGCAGGATTCGTCTACCTGCTCTTCTACCTGGGCGAGCACGCGAAGAAGTAG
- a CDS encoding MFS transporter, which produces MNPAERARSPLPAAPVRRRVAALAAGHSCVDVYQGAVAALVPFLVSERAYGYAAASGIVLAASLLSSVVQPLFGMLTDRRPMPWLIPLATAAAGLGIALVGLDAGYAATVAAVGLSGLGVAAYHPAAARMVRTAAGGGGHAAMSWFALGGNIGFACAPLLVVGALALPGSAGWWLLALPAVLGALLNRPSAPAGAVAPPVTAPRDAAAAAPAENRRAFLRLCLVVIVRSVVFTGLSTFVALYVRERGGGETTGAVALFALFAGSAAGTLLGARLAGRWDRVTAVRRAYAASVPAVAGILFLPLPLVPVCAALAAAALYVPFSLQVTLGQDYLPTRIGTASGVTLGLTVSVGGLASPLIGAAADAASLRAALLPLAVLPVLAWALARRLPEPGAAERPV; this is translated from the coding sequence ATGAATCCTGCGGAGCGCGCGCGTTCCCCGCTCCCGGCGGCTCCGGTCCGGCGCCGCGTCGCCGCCCTCGCGGCAGGCCACTCCTGCGTGGACGTGTACCAGGGCGCCGTGGCCGCGCTGGTGCCGTTCCTCGTGTCGGAGCGCGCCTACGGTTACGCCGCCGCGTCCGGCATCGTGCTCGCCGCCTCGCTCCTCTCCTCCGTGGTCCAGCCGCTGTTCGGCATGCTGACCGACCGTCGCCCGATGCCCTGGCTGATCCCCCTCGCCACGGCCGCCGCCGGACTCGGCATCGCCCTCGTCGGGCTGGACGCCGGGTACGCGGCCACGGTCGCCGCAGTCGGCCTGTCCGGGCTGGGCGTGGCGGCGTACCACCCGGCGGCCGCCCGGATGGTGCGCACCGCCGCGGGCGGTGGTGGGCACGCGGCGATGAGCTGGTTCGCGCTCGGCGGGAACATCGGCTTCGCCTGCGCTCCGCTGCTGGTCGTGGGCGCGCTGGCACTGCCGGGGTCGGCCGGCTGGTGGCTGCTGGCCCTGCCCGCCGTGCTCGGAGCCCTCCTGAACCGGCCGTCCGCCCCGGCGGGTGCCGTCGCCCCGCCCGTCACGGCACCTCGGGACGCTGCTGCGGCCGCCCCCGCGGAGAACCGGCGGGCGTTCCTGCGGCTGTGCCTGGTCGTGATCGTCCGGTCGGTGGTGTTCACCGGCCTGAGCACCTTCGTCGCCCTGTACGTACGTGAGCGCGGCGGCGGTGAAACCACCGGCGCCGTCGCCCTGTTCGCCCTCTTCGCGGGCAGCGCCGCCGGCACCCTGCTCGGTGCCCGGCTGGCCGGCCGGTGGGACCGGGTGACCGCGGTCCGCCGGGCGTACGCCGCCTCGGTGCCCGCCGTCGCCGGGATCCTCTTCCTGCCCCTGCCGCTGGTGCCCGTCTGCGCGGCGCTCGCCGCCGCCGCGCTGTACGTGCCCTTCTCCCTCCAGGTCACCCTGGGCCAGGACTACCTCCCGACGCGCATCGGTACGGCGAGCGGGGTCACGCTCGGCCTGACCGTCAGCGTGGGCGGCCTCGCGAGCCCGCTCATCGGCGCCGCCGCGGACGCCGCTTCGCTGCGCGCCGCCCTGCTGCCGCTGGCCGTACTCCCGGTCCTGGCCTGGGCGCTGGCGAGGCGGCTGCCGGAGCCTGGGGCAGCCGAACGGCCTGTGTGA
- a CDS encoding TetR/AcrR family transcriptional regulator: MSAPSSAGPTPKGRLRRTALLDAAQRILSSSGGAELTMRTVADEAGVRLGHLQYYFPTRTDLLAALLDRVLTASLERVADLTASPAVDLPAVLDVLLGEHEDLPLVRLFTEVWAMAAHDEAAAEAVRGFYGAYAAHVAELVADRSAGRSATLPPAAARARADVFVMLLEGSALFRSGVAGRPDAAGEALLRRTLLDLLDGGSG, translated from the coding sequence GTGAGCGCACCGAGCTCCGCCGGGCCGACCCCGAAGGGCCGCCTACGGCGTACGGCCCTCCTGGACGCCGCTCAGCGGATCCTGAGCTCCTCCGGCGGCGCCGAACTCACCATGCGCACGGTGGCGGACGAGGCCGGAGTCCGACTGGGCCACCTCCAGTACTACTTCCCCACCCGCACGGACCTCCTGGCGGCGCTGCTGGACCGGGTCCTCACCGCCTCCCTGGAACGCGTGGCCGACCTCACGGCCTCACCCGCCGTCGACCTCCCGGCCGTCCTGGACGTCCTTCTCGGCGAGCACGAAGACCTGCCCCTGGTACGGCTGTTCACCGAGGTCTGGGCCATGGCGGCGCACGACGAAGCGGCCGCCGAGGCCGTCCGCGGCTTCTACGGTGCGTACGCCGCCCACGTGGCCGAACTCGTCGCCGACCGGTCCGCGGGCCGGTCCGCGACCCTGCCACCCGCCGCGGCGCGCGCCCGCGCCGACGTCTTCGTCATGCTGCTGGAGGGATCGGCACTCTTCCGCTCCGGCGTCGCGGGCCGCCCCGACGCGGCCGGCGAAGCCCTGCTGCGCCGCACGCTGCTCGACCTCCTCGACGGAGGCTCCGGGTAG
- a CDS encoding enoyl-CoA hydratase/isomerase family protein, which produces MKSSDDTVLFEIQGLTGVVTLNRPRALNALTHPMVLRIDEALTAWEDDPAVHQVLIRGAGERGLCAGGDIRAIHDDAKAGTTASADFWRDEYRLNAHIARYRKPYVALMDGIVMGGGVGVSAHGGVRIVTQRSRVAMPETGIGFVPDVGGTWLLGRGPGRAPGLLGTHLALTGTAVGAADAMLCGLADHFVPAARLPELTAELAGASVREVLPRYTATPPPGELAGRRDRIDRCYAADTVEEIVERLFADGDPAAKETAETILAKSPTALKTTLAALRRTEDATTLEQVLVQEFRVSCNALTSPDLVEGIRAQVVDKDRNPRWSPARLEEVTAADVERFFAPLGAGRELTFPDVSRG; this is translated from the coding sequence GTGAAGAGCTCAGACGACACCGTTTTGTTCGAGATCCAGGGTCTGACCGGGGTGGTCACCCTCAACCGTCCCAGGGCCCTCAACGCCCTCACCCACCCCATGGTGCTGCGGATCGACGAGGCCCTCACCGCCTGGGAGGACGACCCCGCCGTCCACCAGGTCTTGATCCGCGGGGCCGGTGAGCGCGGGCTGTGTGCGGGCGGCGACATCCGGGCCATCCACGACGACGCCAAGGCAGGAACCACCGCCTCCGCGGACTTCTGGCGCGACGAGTACCGGCTCAACGCCCACATCGCCCGCTACCGCAAGCCGTACGTGGCCCTCATGGACGGCATCGTGATGGGCGGCGGCGTCGGCGTATCGGCCCACGGCGGCGTCCGGATCGTCACCCAACGCTCCCGCGTCGCGATGCCCGAGACCGGCATCGGCTTCGTCCCGGACGTCGGCGGCACCTGGCTGCTCGGGCGAGGCCCCGGCCGCGCCCCCGGCCTGCTCGGCACCCATCTCGCCCTCACCGGAACCGCCGTGGGCGCCGCCGACGCGATGCTGTGCGGGCTCGCCGACCACTTCGTACCGGCCGCCCGGCTCCCGGAGCTGACCGCGGAACTCGCCGGGGCGTCCGTACGCGAGGTCCTCCCGCGGTACACGGCCACGCCCCCGCCCGGGGAGCTCGCGGGGCGGCGCGACCGGATCGACCGCTGCTACGCGGCGGACACCGTCGAGGAGATCGTCGAGCGGCTGTTCGCCGACGGGGACCCGGCGGCCAAGGAGACCGCCGAGACGATCCTGGCCAAGTCCCCGACCGCCCTCAAGACCACCCTGGCCGCCCTGCGCCGGACCGAGGACGCGACCACCCTGGAGCAGGTGCTGGTCCAGGAGTTCAGGGTGTCCTGCAACGCGCTGACCTCACCGGACCTGGTGGAGGGAATCCGTGCCCAGGTCGTCGACAAGGACCGGAATCCGCGCTGGTCGCCGGCGCGCCTGGAGGAGGTCACCGCGGCCGACGTCGAGCGGTTCTTCGCCCCGCTCGGCGCCGGCCGCGAGCTGACCTTCCCGGACGTCAGCCGCGGCTGA
- a CDS encoding DUF6339 family protein, whose product MTRSDAPERLAVLPSAAVSTYLTNGVRAGQEKLPQVAILRASTAIPDDSARWDTAPVRELLDEAMYRFAPSRAGADAWLAPRLHATLRMTRSEAARPELWNFLALAVAPDYVLWRHLAAGESSDDTARRVSTPRFSGPHYTQAFARLWWAAEMFRDGHDYRPVEIACGNQDMINTALRLDAIDHKPTALAMARVLKGLADARATRLGDRVNALCTAVNAAGSTLMYDVIAPHDAPDHDALARWIEEAEAAPAVPWDRLPDGPEDGTARRSSLDLLTLMFERFSSAAPLRDRDRVRPSES is encoded by the coding sequence ATGACGCGATCCGATGCCCCCGAACGCCTGGCGGTACTCCCCTCCGCAGCCGTCTCCACGTACCTGACCAACGGGGTGCGAGCAGGGCAGGAGAAGCTGCCGCAGGTGGCGATACTGCGCGCGAGCACGGCGATTCCGGACGACTCGGCCCGCTGGGACACCGCTCCCGTACGCGAGCTGCTGGACGAGGCGATGTACCGCTTCGCCCCTTCTCGCGCCGGCGCGGACGCCTGGCTGGCACCCAGGCTGCACGCCACCCTGCGCATGACCCGGTCCGAGGCCGCGCGCCCGGAGCTGTGGAACTTCCTCGCGCTGGCCGTCGCACCGGACTATGTCCTGTGGCGGCACCTGGCCGCGGGCGAGTCGAGCGACGACACGGCGAGGCGGGTCAGCACCCCGAGGTTCTCGGGGCCGCACTACACGCAGGCGTTCGCCCGGTTGTGGTGGGCGGCCGAGATGTTCCGCGACGGGCACGACTACCGACCGGTCGAGATCGCGTGCGGAAACCAGGACATGATCAACACGGCCCTGCGCCTGGACGCGATCGACCACAAACCCACCGCGCTGGCGATGGCGCGGGTCTTGAAGGGACTGGCCGATGCGCGGGCGACGCGGTTGGGCGACCGTGTCAACGCGCTCTGCACGGCGGTGAACGCGGCGGGCAGCACGCTGATGTACGACGTGATCGCACCGCACGACGCGCCCGACCACGATGCCCTGGCGCGGTGGATCGAGGAGGCCGAAGCGGCCCCGGCCGTGCCCTGGGATCGACTGCCCGACGGCCCCGAGGACGGCACCGCGAGGAGGTCCTCCCTGGACCTCCTCACGTTGATGTTCGAGAGGTTCAGCTCCGCGGCGCCCCTGCGAGACCGTGATCGGGTCCGACCGTCCGAGTCCTGA
- a CDS encoding AraC family transcriptional regulator, which produces MQKIRHTPRAATSIRELDTDIGIDPHRHDDHQIAYAGSGVLSITTDAGTWVAPATRALWIPAGTVHEHRGFGRTDLHSVGLPTSLNPLSLDVPAVIAVGPLLRELILAYTRDPQDDTPERRRLLAVLLDQLRASPLQPLHLPAPADPRLAAVCALLHADPGDPRGLAALAAAAGAGAGERTLSRLFRAELGMTFPQWRTQLRLHQALRLLAVGTPVTAVAHRCGWSSASAFIDVFRRAFGHTPGAYGRS; this is translated from the coding sequence ATGCAGAAGATCCGCCACACCCCGCGCGCCGCCACCAGCATCCGTGAACTCGACACCGACATCGGGATCGACCCGCACCGCCACGACGACCACCAGATCGCCTACGCCGGTTCCGGGGTCCTGTCGATCACCACCGACGCCGGCACCTGGGTGGCCCCCGCGACCCGGGCCCTGTGGATCCCGGCCGGGACGGTGCACGAACACCGCGGCTTCGGCCGGACCGACCTGCACTCCGTGGGGCTGCCGACCAGCCTCAACCCGCTGTCCCTGGACGTGCCGGCCGTCATCGCCGTGGGCCCGCTGCTGCGCGAGCTGATCCTCGCCTACACGCGGGACCCGCAGGACGACACCCCCGAGCGGCGCAGGCTGCTCGCGGTGCTCCTCGACCAGCTGCGGGCCTCGCCGCTCCAGCCGCTGCACCTGCCCGCCCCCGCCGACCCGCGCCTCGCCGCGGTGTGCGCGCTGCTGCACGCCGACCCGGGGGACCCGCGGGGGCTGGCCGCGCTGGCGGCGGCGGCCGGGGCGGGAGCCGGTGAGCGGACGCTGAGCCGGCTCTTCCGCGCCGAACTGGGGATGACCTTCCCGCAGTGGCGCACCCAGCTGAGGCTGCACCAGGCGCTGCGGCTGCTCGCCGTCGGCACGCCGGTGACGGCGGTCGCGCACCGTTGCGGCTGGTCCTCCGCGAGCGCGTTCATCGATGTCTTCCGGCGTGCCTTCGGGCACACGCCCGGGGCCTACGGGCGCTCGTAG
- a CDS encoding dihydrofolate reductase family protein: MRKIILMSAVSIEGYFEGPERQIDWHLVDDELHQHMNDELRTMGAFLAGRVTHELMADFWPTADADPANAGPMAEFAGIWRSMPKYVYSRTLPPGPADWNTTVVRDVVPEEVAALKAAPGGDMVMSGTDLAASFLRLDLVDAYRIYVHPVRIGRGKPLFPPTDSGTVPLRMAGTRTFGNGVVRLDYERP; encoded by the coding sequence ATGCGGAAGATCATCCTGATGAGTGCGGTCTCGATCGAAGGCTACTTCGAGGGGCCCGAGCGGCAGATCGACTGGCACCTGGTGGACGACGAGCTGCACCAGCACATGAACGACGAACTGCGCACGATGGGCGCCTTCCTGGCCGGCCGCGTCACGCACGAGCTGATGGCGGACTTCTGGCCCACCGCGGACGCCGACCCCGCGAATGCCGGGCCGATGGCCGAGTTCGCCGGAATCTGGCGGTCCATGCCGAAGTACGTGTACTCGCGCACCCTGCCGCCGGGCCCGGCCGACTGGAACACCACCGTCGTGCGTGACGTCGTCCCGGAGGAGGTCGCCGCGCTCAAGGCCGCGCCCGGCGGCGACATGGTCATGAGCGGAACCGATCTCGCCGCCTCCTTCCTGCGTCTCGACCTCGTGGACGCGTACCGGATCTACGTGCATCCGGTCCGCATCGGCCGCGGCAAACCGCTCTTCCCGCCGACCGACAGCGGAACGGTGCCCCTGCGCATGGCGGGCACCCGCACCTTCGGCAACGGTGTGGTGCGGCTGGACTACGAGCGCCCGTAG
- a CDS encoding hydrolase, with amino-acid sequence MTAPTDPNRLTLGGDTALVLIDLQTGIMAMPTAKPAAEILRKGIALAEAFRAHRLPVVLVKVAWSPDGGDLPTAKVDRPGPAAAPPAAFSEIPAELAALGDVVVTKRHWGAFTGTELDLQLRRRGIHRIVLGGISTSAGVESTARTAWELSYELVFAEDATADLDAESHAHTFGKIFPRIGKVSSTTEILAALAS; translated from the coding sequence ATGACCGCCCCCACCGACCCCAACCGCCTCACCCTCGGCGGCGACACCGCCCTCGTCCTCATCGACCTCCAGACGGGCATCATGGCCATGCCCACCGCCAAGCCCGCCGCCGAGATCCTGCGGAAGGGCATCGCCCTGGCCGAGGCCTTCCGCGCCCACAGGCTGCCCGTGGTCCTGGTCAAGGTGGCCTGGTCCCCGGACGGCGGCGACCTGCCCACCGCCAAAGTGGACCGCCCCGGCCCGGCGGCCGCACCGCCCGCCGCGTTCTCCGAGATCCCCGCCGAGCTGGCCGCCCTCGGCGACGTGGTCGTCACCAAGCGCCACTGGGGGGCCTTCACCGGCACCGAGCTCGACCTCCAGCTGCGCCGCCGCGGCATCCACCGCATCGTGCTGGGCGGCATCTCCACCAGCGCCGGCGTCGAGTCCACCGCCCGTACCGCCTGGGAGCTCAGCTACGAGCTGGTCTTCGCCGAGGACGCCACCGCCGACCTGGACGCCGAGTCCCACGCCCACACCTTCGGCAAGATCTTCCCCCGCATCGGCAAGGTCAGCAGCACCACCGAGATCCTCGCCGCCCTGGCTTCCTGA
- a CDS encoding phosphotransferase, with the protein MELIGRGREADVYAVDRERVLRRFRDGQPAEGEARLLRWLAAQGYPVPVVHEVDGTDLVMERLHGPTMSEALRSLPWRAPTYGAMLGRLHRELHALPDPGWLPRLPGSDGDARVLHLDLHPENVVITGRGPKVIDWTTSRVGRPEVDVAMTFVILRGIVLRPHERLLIRGFLRAVARTCGTDWRAGMRVAGERRLGDPHLTETEADLVRRLQRPYS; encoded by the coding sequence TTGGAGCTGATCGGGCGCGGACGTGAGGCCGATGTGTACGCCGTGGACAGAGAGCGCGTGCTGCGCCGTTTCCGGGACGGGCAGCCGGCGGAGGGCGAGGCGCGGCTCTTGCGGTGGCTGGCCGCGCAGGGCTACCCGGTGCCGGTCGTGCACGAGGTGGACGGTACGGACCTGGTCATGGAGCGGCTCCACGGGCCGACCATGAGCGAGGCGTTGCGCAGCCTCCCCTGGCGGGCTCCGACGTACGGCGCGATGCTCGGCCGGCTCCACCGCGAGCTGCACGCTCTGCCCGATCCCGGCTGGCTGCCCAGGCTCCCGGGGAGTGACGGCGACGCCCGGGTGCTGCACCTCGATCTGCACCCGGAGAACGTCGTCATCACGGGCCGCGGCCCGAAGGTCATCGACTGGACCACGTCCCGTGTCGGCCGCCCCGAGGTGGACGTGGCCATGACCTTCGTCATCCTCCGCGGCATCGTGCTGCGGCCGCACGAGCGGCTGCTGATCAGGGGCTTCCTGCGAGCCGTGGCCCGCACCTGTGGAACCGACTGGCGCGCGGGCATGCGCGTCGCCGGCGAGCGACGGCTCGGGGACCCCCACCTCACGGAAACGGAAGCCGACCTGGTCCGCCGCCTGCAGCGCCCTTACTCCTGA